Proteins from a genomic interval of Oncorhynchus clarkii lewisi isolate Uvic-CL-2024 chromosome 15, UVic_Ocla_1.0, whole genome shotgun sequence:
- the LOC139367020 gene encoding uncharacterized abhydrolase domain-containing protein DDB_G0269086-like isoform X11: MEETVLEEPICEEAVLAEEIPEVKPAAMVNKNGVKAEAATASGGGDVASGGVASGGGGAASGFSGTKIFTWFMVLALLGVWSSVAVVWLDLVDYDNVIGKLSAYDADGDGDFDVEDAKVLLDEKEVKTAAPKKETLKKEDKKKAENIVEVPVPKTEKTKGSLLFNGDQSPGEVASKKNRTKEHPTRELGRKLKSALKEQLRMIHEKIEAQKIAEMALAEVRSILDKEEEERQLVNALELKRQEVAQKAQEMLEAQLREKREQEEKREAERKAQEQAGKERLEKEQLEQLEREEKEREAEEKAEKEQLEKEKLEKERIEKEKAELERMEKERLEKDRAAKEKAEKERLQKERVAKEKAEKERIEKERVAKEKAEKERIEKEQVAKEKAENERIEKERVAKEKAEKERIEKERVAKEKAEKERIEKERDAKEKAEKERIEKERVSKEKAEKERVEKERVAKEKAEKERVEKERAAKEKAEKERIEKERAAKEKAEKERIEKERVAKEKAEKERLEKERVAKEKAEKERLEKERVAKEKAEKERIERERVAKEKAEKERIEKERVAKEKAEKERIEKERVTKEKAEKERIEKERVAKEKAEKERIEKERVTKEKAEKERLEKERVAKEKAEKERIERERVAKEKAEKERIEKERVAKEKAEKERIEKERVAKEKAEKERIERERVAKEKAEKERIERERVAKEKAEKERIEKERVAKEKAEKERIEKERVAKEKAEKERIEKERVAKESEKERMERERVAKGSEKKRMKRERVAKGSEKKRMERERVAKGKERAEKEQQARELAAKEKERVAVKGHFVKEKTAKAKVETEQLPKIDREQLPKIDREQLPKVKAGKERAEKDPLLKEKIERERVVKEKRAKQAKEEMPEKNANNFTTTSKKEKILAIQDLLKPKATKVNKKWSFTG; this comes from the exons atgGAGGAAACTGTGTTGGAGGAACCTATCTGTGAAGAAGCCGTATTGGCTGAAGAAATCCCAG AGGTGAAGCCCGCAGCAATGGTGAATAAGAATGGTGTGAAAGCGGAGGCTGCTACTGCTAGTGGGGGTGGGGACGTTGCTAGTGGGGGTGTTGCTAGTGGGGGTGGAGGTGCTGCTAGTGGTTTTAGCGGCACTAAGATCTTCACCTGGTTCATGGTTCTGGCTCTGTTGGGGGTGTGGAGCTCCGTGGCAGTGGTGTGGTTAGATCTGGTGGACTACGACAACGTCATTG GTAAACTTTCAGCGTATGACGCAGATGGCGACGGGGACTTCGATGTGGAGGACGCCAAAGTACTACTTG ACGAGAAAGAGGTCAAAACTGCTGCTCCCAAAAAGGAAACGCTGAAAAAAG AGGACAAGAAAAAAG CTGAGAATATTGTAGAGGTTCCCGTTCCAAAAACAGAAAAGACAAAAGGTAGCCTACTATTTAATGGTG ATCAGAGTCCTGGAGAGGTGGCTTCTAAAAAGAACAGAACAAAAG AGCACCCAACAAGAGAACTTGGGAGGAAATTAAAGTCAGCATTAAAGGAACAGTTGAGAATGATCCATGAGAAGATTGAAGCTCAAAAAATTGCTGAAATGGCTTTGGCTGAAGTGAGAAGTATCCTGgacaaagaggaggaagagagacaatTGGTCAATGCTCTGGAACTCAAGAGGCAAGAGGTGGCCCAAAAAGCCCAGGAAATGTTAGAGGCTCAACTTCGAGAGAAAAGAGAacaagaagagaaaagagaggctgagagaaaagCACAGGAGCAAGCCGGGAAAGAGAGGCTGGAGAAAGAGCAACTGGAGCagttggagagagaagagaaagagagggaagctGAGGAGAAGGCAGAAAAAGAGCAATTGGAGAAGGAaaagctagagaaagagaggatagaaAAGGAGAAGGCAGAGCTGGaaaggatggagaaagagagactggaaaaGGATCGAGCAGCCAAAGAGAAAGCAGAAAAGGAAAGACTACAGAAGGAACGGGTCGCCAAAGAGAAAGCAGAAAAGGAGAGGATTGAGAAGGAACGGGTCGCCAAAGAGAAAGCAGAAAAGGAGAGGATTGAGAAGGAACAGGTCGCCAAAGAGAAAGCAGAAAATGAGAGGATTGAGAAGGAACGGGTCGCCAAAGAGAAAGCAGAAAAGGAGAGGATTGAGAAGGAACGGGTCGCCAAAGAGAAAGCAGAAAAGGAGAGGATTGAGAAGGAACGGGACGCCAAAGAGAAAGCAGAAAAGGAGAGGATTGAGAAGGAACGGGTCTCCAAAGAGAAAGCAGAAaaggagagggttgagaaggAACGGGTCGCCAAAGAGAAAGCAGAAaaggagagggttgagaaggAACGGGCCGCCAAAGAGAAAGCAGAAAAGGAAAGGATTGAGAAGGAACGGGCCGCCAAAGAGAAAGCAGAAAAGGAAAGGATTGAGAAGGAACGGGTCGCCAAAGAGAAAGCAGAAAAGGAGAGGCTTGAAAAGGAACGGGTCGCCAAAGAGAAAGCAGAAAAGGAGAGGCTTGAAAAGGAACGGGTCGCCAAAGAGAAAGCAGAAAAGGAAAGGATTGAGAGGGAACGGGTCGCCAAAGAGAAAGCAGAAAAGGAGAGGATTGAGAAGGAACGGGTCGCCAAAGAGAAGGCAGAAAAGGAGAGGATTGAGAAGGAACGGGTCACCAAAGAGAAAGCAGAAAAGGAGAGGATTGAGAAGGAACGGGTCGCCAAAGAGAAGGCAGAAAAGGAGAGGATTGAGAAGGAACGGGTCACCAAAGAGAAAGCAGAAAAGGAGAGGCTTGAGAAGGAACGGGTCGCCAAAGAGAAAGCAGAAAAGGAGAGGATTGAGAGGGAACGGGTCGCCAAAGAGAAAGCAGAAAAGGAGAGGATTGAGAAGGAACGGGTCGCCAAAGAGAAAGCAGAAAAGGAGAGGATTGAGAAGGAACGGGTCGCCAAAGAGAAAGCAGAAAAGGAGAGGATTGAGAGGGAACGGGTCGCCAAAGAGAAAGCAGAAAAGGAGAGGATTGAGAGGGAACGGGTCGCCAAAGAGAAAGCAGAAAAGGAAAGGATTGAGAAGGAACGGGTCGCCAAAGAGAAAGCAGAAAAGGAGAGGATTGAGAAGGAACGGGTCGCCAAAGAGAAAGCAGAAAAGGAGAGGATTGAGAAGGAACGGGTCGCAAAGGAATCTGaaaaggagaggatggagagagaaagggtagCAAAGGGATCTGaaaagaagaggatgaagagagaaagggTTGCGAAGGGATCTGAAaagaagaggatggagagagaaagggtagcgaagggaaaggagagagcagagaaagagcaACAAGCCAGAGAGTTAGCTGCTAAAGAAAAGGAGAGAGTGGCGGTAAAAGGACACTTTGTCAAAGAAAAGACTGCAAAGGCCAAGGTTGAGACAGAACAGTTACCCAAGATAGACAGAGAACAGTTACCCAAGATAGACAGAGAACAGTTACCTAAGGTGAaggcagggaaggagagagcagaaaAAGATCCTCTACTCAAAGAaaagatagaaagggagagagttgtGAAAGAGAAAAGAGCCAAACAAGCAAAAGAGGAGATGCCAGAGAAAAATGCAAACAACTTCACAACTACAAGCAAGAAGGAAAAAATATTGGCTATACAAGATCTTCTGAAGCCTAAAGCCACCAAGGTGAACAAGAAATGGAGCTTCACAGGATGA
- the LOC139367020 gene encoding uncharacterized abhydrolase domain-containing protein DDB_G0269086-like isoform X6, with protein MEETVLEEPICEEAVLAEEIPEVKPAAMVNKNGVKAEAATASGGGDVASGGVASGGGGAASGFSGTKIFTWFMVLALLGVWSSVAVVWLDLVDYDNVIGKLSAYDADGDGDFDVEDAKVLLGLTKEGGEITNENADSLEEIFGILAEEGSDWFHGFFTFLYDVISPPVEKVEDPESETAEEEGDAAENIVEVPVPKTEKTKGSLLFNGDQSPGEVASKKNRTKEHPTRELGRKLKSALKEQLRMIHEKIEAQKIAEMALAEVRSILDKEEEERQLVNALELKRQEVAQKAQEMLEAQLREKREQEEKREAERKAQEQAGKERLEKEQLEQLEREEKEREAEEKAEKEQLEKEKLEKERIEKEKAELERMEKERLEKDRAAKEKAEKERLQKERVAKEKAEKERIEKERVAKEKAEKERIEKEQVAKEKAENERIEKERVAKEKAEKERIEKERVAKEKAEKERIEKERDAKEKAEKERIEKERVSKEKAEKERVEKERVAKEKAEKERVEKERAAKEKAEKERIEKERAAKEKAEKERIEKERVAKEKAEKERLEKERVAKEKAEKERLEKERVAKEKAEKERIERERVAKEKAEKERIEKERVAKEKAEKERIEKERVTKEKAEKERIEKERVAKEKAEKERIEKERVTKEKAEKERLEKERVAKEKAEKERIERERVAKEKAEKERIEKERVAKEKAEKERIEKERVAKEKAEKERIERERVAKEKAEKERIERERVAKEKAEKERIEKERVAKEKAEKERIEKERVAKEKAEKERIEKERVAKESEKERMERERVAKGSEKKRMKRERVAKGSEKKRMERERVAKGKERAEKEQQARELAAKEKERVAVKGHFVKEKTAKAKVETEQLPKIDREQLPKIDREQLPKVKAGKERAEKDPLLKEKIERERVVKEKRAKQAKEEMPEKNANNFTTTSKKEKILAIQDLLKPKATKVNKKWSFTG; from the exons atgGAGGAAACTGTGTTGGAGGAACCTATCTGTGAAGAAGCCGTATTGGCTGAAGAAATCCCAG AGGTGAAGCCCGCAGCAATGGTGAATAAGAATGGTGTGAAAGCGGAGGCTGCTACTGCTAGTGGGGGTGGGGACGTTGCTAGTGGGGGTGTTGCTAGTGGGGGTGGAGGTGCTGCTAGTGGTTTTAGCGGCACTAAGATCTTCACCTGGTTCATGGTTCTGGCTCTGTTGGGGGTGTGGAGCTCCGTGGCAGTGGTGTGGTTAGATCTGGTGGACTACGACAACGTCATTG GTAAACTTTCAGCGTATGACGCAGATGGCGACGGGGACTTCGATGTGGAGGACGCCAAAGTACTACTTG GCTTGACCAAAGAGGGCGGTGAAATTACTAATGAAAACGCAGATTCCCTAGAGGAAATCTTCGGTATTTTAGCCGAGGAGGGCTCAGATTGGTTTCACGGCTTCTTCACGTTTCTCTATGACGTGATCTCTCCTCCCGTAGAGAAGGTGGAGGATCCAGAGAGTGAGACAGCAGAGGAGGAGGGTGATGCTG CTGAGAATATTGTAGAGGTTCCCGTTCCAAAAACAGAAAAGACAAAAGGTAGCCTACTATTTAATGGTG ATCAGAGTCCTGGAGAGGTGGCTTCTAAAAAGAACAGAACAAAAG AGCACCCAACAAGAGAACTTGGGAGGAAATTAAAGTCAGCATTAAAGGAACAGTTGAGAATGATCCATGAGAAGATTGAAGCTCAAAAAATTGCTGAAATGGCTTTGGCTGAAGTGAGAAGTATCCTGgacaaagaggaggaagagagacaatTGGTCAATGCTCTGGAACTCAAGAGGCAAGAGGTGGCCCAAAAAGCCCAGGAAATGTTAGAGGCTCAACTTCGAGAGAAAAGAGAacaagaagagaaaagagaggctgagagaaaagCACAGGAGCAAGCCGGGAAAGAGAGGCTGGAGAAAGAGCAACTGGAGCagttggagagagaagagaaagagagggaagctGAGGAGAAGGCAGAAAAAGAGCAATTGGAGAAGGAaaagctagagaaagagaggatagaaAAGGAGAAGGCAGAGCTGGaaaggatggagaaagagagactggaaaaGGATCGAGCAGCCAAAGAGAAAGCAGAAAAGGAAAGACTACAGAAGGAACGGGTCGCCAAAGAGAAAGCAGAAAAGGAGAGGATTGAGAAGGAACGGGTCGCCAAAGAGAAAGCAGAAAAGGAGAGGATTGAGAAGGAACAGGTCGCCAAAGAGAAAGCAGAAAATGAGAGGATTGAGAAGGAACGGGTCGCCAAAGAGAAAGCAGAAAAGGAGAGGATTGAGAAGGAACGGGTCGCCAAAGAGAAAGCAGAAAAGGAGAGGATTGAGAAGGAACGGGACGCCAAAGAGAAAGCAGAAAAGGAGAGGATTGAGAAGGAACGGGTCTCCAAAGAGAAAGCAGAAaaggagagggttgagaaggAACGGGTCGCCAAAGAGAAAGCAGAAaaggagagggttgagaaggAACGGGCCGCCAAAGAGAAAGCAGAAAAGGAAAGGATTGAGAAGGAACGGGCCGCCAAAGAGAAAGCAGAAAAGGAAAGGATTGAGAAGGAACGGGTCGCCAAAGAGAAAGCAGAAAAGGAGAGGCTTGAAAAGGAACGGGTCGCCAAAGAGAAAGCAGAAAAGGAGAGGCTTGAAAAGGAACGGGTCGCCAAAGAGAAAGCAGAAAAGGAAAGGATTGAGAGGGAACGGGTCGCCAAAGAGAAAGCAGAAAAGGAGAGGATTGAGAAGGAACGGGTCGCCAAAGAGAAGGCAGAAAAGGAGAGGATTGAGAAGGAACGGGTCACCAAAGAGAAAGCAGAAAAGGAGAGGATTGAGAAGGAACGGGTCGCCAAAGAGAAGGCAGAAAAGGAGAGGATTGAGAAGGAACGGGTCACCAAAGAGAAAGCAGAAAAGGAGAGGCTTGAGAAGGAACGGGTCGCCAAAGAGAAAGCAGAAAAGGAGAGGATTGAGAGGGAACGGGTCGCCAAAGAGAAAGCAGAAAAGGAGAGGATTGAGAAGGAACGGGTCGCCAAAGAGAAAGCAGAAAAGGAGAGGATTGAGAAGGAACGGGTCGCCAAAGAGAAAGCAGAAAAGGAGAGGATTGAGAGGGAACGGGTCGCCAAAGAGAAAGCAGAAAAGGAGAGGATTGAGAGGGAACGGGTCGCCAAAGAGAAAGCAGAAAAGGAAAGGATTGAGAAGGAACGGGTCGCCAAAGAGAAAGCAGAAAAGGAGAGGATTGAGAAGGAACGGGTCGCCAAAGAGAAAGCAGAAAAGGAGAGGATTGAGAAGGAACGGGTCGCAAAGGAATCTGaaaaggagaggatggagagagaaagggtagCAAAGGGATCTGaaaagaagaggatgaagagagaaagggTTGCGAAGGGATCTGAAaagaagaggatggagagagaaagggtagcgaagggaaaggagagagcagagaaagagcaACAAGCCAGAGAGTTAGCTGCTAAAGAAAAGGAGAGAGTGGCGGTAAAAGGACACTTTGTCAAAGAAAAGACTGCAAAGGCCAAGGTTGAGACAGAACAGTTACCCAAGATAGACAGAGAACAGTTACCCAAGATAGACAGAGAACAGTTACCTAAGGTGAaggcagggaaggagagagcagaaaAAGATCCTCTACTCAAAGAaaagatagaaagggagagagttgtGAAAGAGAAAAGAGCCAAACAAGCAAAAGAGGAGATGCCAGAGAAAAATGCAAACAACTTCACAACTACAAGCAAGAAGGAAAAAATATTGGCTATACAAGATCTTCTGAAGCCTAAAGCCACCAAGGTGAACAAGAAATGGAGCTTCACAGGATGA
- the LOC139367020 gene encoding uncharacterized abhydrolase domain-containing protein DDB_G0269086-like isoform X8 gives MEETVLEEPICEEAVLAEEIPEVKPAAMVNKNGVKAEAATASGGGDVASGGVASGGGGAASGFSGTKIFTWFMVLALLGVWSSVAVVWLDLVDYDNVIGKLSAYDADGDGDFDVEDAKVLLGLTKEGGEITNENADSLEEIFGILAEEGSDWFHGFFTFLYDVISPPVEKVEDPESETAEEEGDADEKEVKTAAPKKETLKKDQSPGEVASKKNRTKEHPTRELGRKLKSALKEQLRMIHEKIEAQKIAEMALAEVRSILDKEEEERQLVNALELKRQEVAQKAQEMLEAQLREKREQEEKREAERKAQEQAGKERLEKEQLEQLEREEKEREAEEKAEKEQLEKEKLEKERIEKEKAELERMEKERLEKDRAAKEKAEKERLQKERVAKEKAEKERIEKERVAKEKAEKERIEKEQVAKEKAENERIEKERVAKEKAEKERIEKERVAKEKAEKERIEKERDAKEKAEKERIEKERVSKEKAEKERVEKERVAKEKAEKERVEKERAAKEKAEKERIEKERAAKEKAEKERIEKERVAKEKAEKERLEKERVAKEKAEKERLEKERVAKEKAEKERIERERVAKEKAEKERIEKERVAKEKAEKERIEKERVTKEKAEKERIEKERVAKEKAEKERIEKERVTKEKAEKERLEKERVAKEKAEKERIERERVAKEKAEKERIEKERVAKEKAEKERIEKERVAKEKAEKERIERERVAKEKAEKERIERERVAKEKAEKERIEKERVAKEKAEKERIEKERVAKEKAEKERIEKERVAKESEKERMERERVAKGSEKKRMKRERVAKGSEKKRMERERVAKGKERAEKEQQARELAAKEKERVAVKGHFVKEKTAKAKVETEQLPKIDREQLPKIDREQLPKVKAGKERAEKDPLLKEKIERERVVKEKRAKQAKEEMPEKNANNFTTTSKKEKILAIQDLLKPKATKVNKKWSFTG, from the exons atgGAGGAAACTGTGTTGGAGGAACCTATCTGTGAAGAAGCCGTATTGGCTGAAGAAATCCCAG AGGTGAAGCCCGCAGCAATGGTGAATAAGAATGGTGTGAAAGCGGAGGCTGCTACTGCTAGTGGGGGTGGGGACGTTGCTAGTGGGGGTGTTGCTAGTGGGGGTGGAGGTGCTGCTAGTGGTTTTAGCGGCACTAAGATCTTCACCTGGTTCATGGTTCTGGCTCTGTTGGGGGTGTGGAGCTCCGTGGCAGTGGTGTGGTTAGATCTGGTGGACTACGACAACGTCATTG GTAAACTTTCAGCGTATGACGCAGATGGCGACGGGGACTTCGATGTGGAGGACGCCAAAGTACTACTTG GCTTGACCAAAGAGGGCGGTGAAATTACTAATGAAAACGCAGATTCCCTAGAGGAAATCTTCGGTATTTTAGCCGAGGAGGGCTCAGATTGGTTTCACGGCTTCTTCACGTTTCTCTATGACGTGATCTCTCCTCCCGTAGAGAAGGTGGAGGATCCAGAGAGTGAGACAGCAGAGGAGGAGGGTGATGCTG ACGAGAAAGAGGTCAAAACTGCTGCTCCCAAAAAGGAAACGCTGAAAAAAG ATCAGAGTCCTGGAGAGGTGGCTTCTAAAAAGAACAGAACAAAAG AGCACCCAACAAGAGAACTTGGGAGGAAATTAAAGTCAGCATTAAAGGAACAGTTGAGAATGATCCATGAGAAGATTGAAGCTCAAAAAATTGCTGAAATGGCTTTGGCTGAAGTGAGAAGTATCCTGgacaaagaggaggaagagagacaatTGGTCAATGCTCTGGAACTCAAGAGGCAAGAGGTGGCCCAAAAAGCCCAGGAAATGTTAGAGGCTCAACTTCGAGAGAAAAGAGAacaagaagagaaaagagaggctgagagaaaagCACAGGAGCAAGCCGGGAAAGAGAGGCTGGAGAAAGAGCAACTGGAGCagttggagagagaagagaaagagagggaagctGAGGAGAAGGCAGAAAAAGAGCAATTGGAGAAGGAaaagctagagaaagagaggatagaaAAGGAGAAGGCAGAGCTGGaaaggatggagaaagagagactggaaaaGGATCGAGCAGCCAAAGAGAAAGCAGAAAAGGAAAGACTACAGAAGGAACGGGTCGCCAAAGAGAAAGCAGAAAAGGAGAGGATTGAGAAGGAACGGGTCGCCAAAGAGAAAGCAGAAAAGGAGAGGATTGAGAAGGAACAGGTCGCCAAAGAGAAAGCAGAAAATGAGAGGATTGAGAAGGAACGGGTCGCCAAAGAGAAAGCAGAAAAGGAGAGGATTGAGAAGGAACGGGTCGCCAAAGAGAAAGCAGAAAAGGAGAGGATTGAGAAGGAACGGGACGCCAAAGAGAAAGCAGAAAAGGAGAGGATTGAGAAGGAACGGGTCTCCAAAGAGAAAGCAGAAaaggagagggttgagaaggAACGGGTCGCCAAAGAGAAAGCAGAAaaggagagggttgagaaggAACGGGCCGCCAAAGAGAAAGCAGAAAAGGAAAGGATTGAGAAGGAACGGGCCGCCAAAGAGAAAGCAGAAAAGGAAAGGATTGAGAAGGAACGGGTCGCCAAAGAGAAAGCAGAAAAGGAGAGGCTTGAAAAGGAACGGGTCGCCAAAGAGAAAGCAGAAAAGGAGAGGCTTGAAAAGGAACGGGTCGCCAAAGAGAAAGCAGAAAAGGAAAGGATTGAGAGGGAACGGGTCGCCAAAGAGAAAGCAGAAAAGGAGAGGATTGAGAAGGAACGGGTCGCCAAAGAGAAGGCAGAAAAGGAGAGGATTGAGAAGGAACGGGTCACCAAAGAGAAAGCAGAAAAGGAGAGGATTGAGAAGGAACGGGTCGCCAAAGAGAAGGCAGAAAAGGAGAGGATTGAGAAGGAACGGGTCACCAAAGAGAAAGCAGAAAAGGAGAGGCTTGAGAAGGAACGGGTCGCCAAAGAGAAAGCAGAAAAGGAGAGGATTGAGAGGGAACGGGTCGCCAAAGAGAAAGCAGAAAAGGAGAGGATTGAGAAGGAACGGGTCGCCAAAGAGAAAGCAGAAAAGGAGAGGATTGAGAAGGAACGGGTCGCCAAAGAGAAAGCAGAAAAGGAGAGGATTGAGAGGGAACGGGTCGCCAAAGAGAAAGCAGAAAAGGAGAGGATTGAGAGGGAACGGGTCGCCAAAGAGAAAGCAGAAAAGGAAAGGATTGAGAAGGAACGGGTCGCCAAAGAGAAAGCAGAAAAGGAGAGGATTGAGAAGGAACGGGTCGCCAAAGAGAAAGCAGAAAAGGAGAGGATTGAGAAGGAACGGGTCGCAAAGGAATCTGaaaaggagaggatggagagagaaagggtagCAAAGGGATCTGaaaagaagaggatgaagagagaaagggTTGCGAAGGGATCTGAAaagaagaggatggagagagaaagggtagcgaagggaaaggagagagcagagaaagagcaACAAGCCAGAGAGTTAGCTGCTAAAGAAAAGGAGAGAGTGGCGGTAAAAGGACACTTTGTCAAAGAAAAGACTGCAAAGGCCAAGGTTGAGACAGAACAGTTACCCAAGATAGACAGAGAACAGTTACCCAAGATAGACAGAGAACAGTTACCTAAGGTGAaggcagggaaggagagagcagaaaAAGATCCTCTACTCAAAGAaaagatagaaagggagagagttgtGAAAGAGAAAAGAGCCAAACAAGCAAAAGAGGAGATGCCAGAGAAAAATGCAAACAACTTCACAACTACAAGCAAGAAGGAAAAAATATTGGCTATACAAGATCTTCTGAAGCCTAAAGCCACCAAGGTGAACAAGAAATGGAGCTTCACAGGATGA